The DNA segment CTTTATGTGTTAAAATTGCCGTctttttatcaatatttttaaatggcTGTGCATCATCACTTAGCGTTTTTGCTTTCTTCCACTGATTCGGATGTTGTGGAGGCTTCTCTACGAACTTTGCCTGTTTTTTCAAGAAACCTAatacaaaatacattttaaGAGATGCTTCTCTACGTTCAAGATTATTTGCTTTTGCCCAGGGATGGGGGTATATTAGTGAAGTTTTGTGGACTGAAATTGGCAGTTTGCATTTGCAAAAGTTGGTTCACTTTTTGAAATAGATTAGACACATTGAATGACCATTAGTCTTTCTAGATTGCATCATATTGTTCTAGCTTCTTTTATACCATTACAAATCATTACTGGTAAAGCAACACTCAATTTGCTGCGTCTAGTATGAAAAGATGATGAAAATAAGACACTTGCTTCTTAAACGCTAAAGCAGAAGAAATTGTTCAAGCCATCCTTCTGCTTGAAATAATTGTCTGATGGGCTGTCTAAAAGCTCAACCAGCTGCGCCATACAaacaaacatatttatttctcaTAACAACCACACCTGAATAGAAAATTCATAAAGGACAATGCCAAGCAAAAGGAAGACTGATGTTGAAAATTACCCATATCTTCTCTAACAcggtaaaaaaaacaaacaaacaaacaaacaaatcagATTCATTTCTGCTTGTTGGTTCACCTAAAATTGGGACTACattttttcatacaaaatttGGGCCACTCATGACGAGAACCAAAGCACCAAAATTATTCAGATTCATTATCTCGTGATGAACACAAACACAATTTGAGTCCAAAGATCACTCATACCCGAGATCAAATTTGTAAAATGATTACACCAACAATACGTCACTTAGAAGATACACATTAGAATTATCATCCCCGAGCATGACCTGTTAGTTCTTACCTTGAaatgaaaagaataaaaactgTGTGAAAAATTTCATCCTGCATCAGGATACAGTGTAAACAAAAGTCCAAGTAACATGCCAGTCAAGTGTACCACATCCTTGTTGATCATACCTTTCCCCTCTCTGAGCTTAGTAAATCTTCTTGACTAATCCAAACTTACTTACTATGGAAGACATAACAACCTTaagaatgaaaaatatgataaaaaattaaaatccaaaaattaaaaactattatcagtcatgaaaattttatttttctcaacgGATGTTTTCAGAAAACTCACTCCTAAACTTCTCACTTTGGTCACAACTGAAATTGAATAAGAGGCCAATTGTAACCAAAGTATACTTGTAAAACAGTAAATACAGACCAAGTCCTGAAATTAATGTTATGCGTTGAATTGAATAGGACCAGCCACTTTgtttcattttaattaattgctGATACAATAATGAAATCCTTGTAAATGTTTCCTACcctgtaaaaaagaaaaatctttCACACCATACTTTGAAAGATACCTCCGACAAACAAGATCAGACCTTCTTTCAAGCATTGTTGTTCAACGCCTCCATAGAAGATTCTCTTTATTGTACCTTCTGACAAACAAGATTAGACCTCCTATTGCGTGGGAGACATTACTGACACACGCCACAACTACAGCCGACTAATAATCGGCAAACCTATTAAAGAATATTTGACTCATTAGATACCCTTGATTGTTGATGGAAAATACTACGTAGATATGACAGCTATACATATTGGACATGTCATTTTGGACATCGAGATAGGTATTCTTAAAAGAGATACAGTTGAACATAAAGGCGGGATGACAGTTGACACTGGCTCAACCTTCTCATTTTTCCCGAAGTGGTATACAATCCCTTTGTAGTTGCAATCAGAAAGCTCATAGATGATCTTTCGCTCGATCGATACCACCACAAACCTAGTATGTTGTATTACAAAGGAAGTTTTCGTAGAGAGAGACCTGGTAGAATTCCAGATAGTACGATTCTGGTTTGGAAAAAATGCTTATATGGAGTTTCGGACTGGAAGTCTGTTTAAACAGTGGGGGGGATGGAGCCTTTAGCCTCGCTGTCATGCTAATTGAAGATTTGAATGAAACTTTTGACTTTGGCATTCTAGGAATTCTACTGCAGCAAGGATATTACATATCCTATGATCTTCAGGCTTCGACTTTTTCATTCCAAACAATTACTGCTCTACCGCTAATGTTAAGATTCATGACGAGTTATAGAATAACACATATTGATGTTCCGATAGTTCATAAAGTGATAGCTTGGATTCTTTCATCTGTAAAAATGTAGTCTTCCATGAAAAATATCAATTCCATGATGTGTTGTAGAATATAGATTCCATGAAAGTTTAGACTATATTGTACAACACATCATTGAATTAATATTCTTCGTGGAAGACTACATTTTTACGGTTGAAAGAATTCAAGCTATCACTTTATGAACTATCGGAACATCAATATGTGTTATTCTATAACTCGTCATAAATCTTAATATCAGCGCCAAAGCAGTCCATTGTTTGGAATGAAAAAATCGAAGCCTGAAGATCATAGGATATGTAATATCCTTGCTGCAGTAGAATTCCTAGAATGCTAAAGTCAAAAGTTTAATTCAAATCTTCAATTGGCATGAAAGCGAGTCAGAAGGCTCCATCCCCCAACTGTTGAAACAGACTTTCAGTCTGAAACTCTATATAAGCTTTTTTTACCAAACCATAATCGTACTATCAGGAATTCTGTCAGGTCTCTACGAAAGCTTCCTTTGTAACACAACATACTAGGTTTGTGGTAGTATCGATCGAGCGAAAGATCATCTATGAGCTTTTTGATTGCAACTACAAAGAGATTGTATACCACTTCAGGAAAAAAGGAGAAGGTGGAGACAGTGTCAACTGCCATCCCGCCCTTATGTTCAGTTGTATTTCTTTTAAGAATACCTATCTCGATGTCCAAAATGACATGTCCAATCTGTATAGCAATCATATCTACGTAGTATTTTCCATCAACAATCAAGGGTATCTCATGAGTCAAATGTTCTTTAATAGGTTTGTCGATTATTAGTCGGCTGTAATCGTGGCATGTGTCAATAATGTCTCCCAAGCAATAGGAGAATTTTGTTGAAGAATTTTGATCTAGCAATGAATATGTATTGTAGCAAAATCCTAAAATGCCATCCGAGAGTAATTGTGTTGCGTTCGAGCAGCCGAATACAATACCATTCAAAATGACTTCATCTTTGCCAAAAAGAGAACTGTCTATACCCCCAAAGACAAAGGTTTCTTGAGCCAAATGGCCCTTGGTCTTCATTCCCTTTGCATAACGCTGGTCATATTGGCATCGGTGGAACATAtcgcattttaaataataagcATCACAGAAATGAGAGGTGCAATCTTTGGCTTTGTAAGTGGAAGAGTTTCTTGAGTCATACACTGGGTTTTTTGCATTTAGACTATCTGGAAGGCAGTGAATCCAGAGTAGACTACTCCCCttatcaagataaaaatatTGATCATCTCTGTGTTGTCCGACTTTGACGTGGACAAGAAATCCACTTGTGTGCAAGGGATAAGCGGGAGCTGACATAGTCCCAAAATGTTGGGAAGAGTGGAGGAATACATTCCACAAAGATTCATGTTGAATGATCTCAGCAAGAGTATCATTGCTATATCTAGGGTTGTAGAAGGGTGATATAATGGAATTAATGTGAATGAGCCTGGTCACCAGGCGAGGAGGGGAGTGAACTTCACTGACACATACCACTTGTATTGTTGTGCAAAGAGAGCAAAAAAATTGGAATGGAAAAACAAATTTGATTCATAGCTCGAAGTCGTTCAGAAATTTAATACTTGAATCAGAAATAAGAGAAGTAGAACTCCAAATTTCACCATCCTGCAGAAAacaatcaaaacttataaacctaatattcatgaaaaataaaaggCAACAACATCAGGCTATTATATCATGCAATTTTGAGTCAAAGACTTTCaatagaataaaatatttagtttaatTGTCAGCAGTCCAAATCAAAGTAAGAAATCAAGGAATATAAGTGCACACAGCGGAAGGAACCAACAGGGAGTTAGTTGGATAAAAGACATGTGATCCAGGTTAGAGGAGTTGCAAACCACTGGCCAACTAGTAAAGGGAGCTGTTGGAAGAGTCTCTTAAAAATAGACAGACTAtaaaaggtgccaaaatgaagTGTGTGAACAGAGTATTGTTCGAGTCTTCCTCATT comes from the Primulina huaijiensis isolate GDHJ02 chromosome 8, ASM1229523v2, whole genome shotgun sequence genome and includes:
- the LOC140982897 gene encoding aspartic proteinase nepenthesin-1-like — its product is MSAPAYPLHTSGFLVHVKVGQHRDDQYFYLDKGSSLLWIHCLPDSLNAKNPVYDSRNSSTYKAKDCTSHFCDAYYLKCDMFHRCQYDQRYAKGMKTKGHLAQETFVFGGIDSSLFGKDEVILNGIVFGCSNATQLLSDGILGFCYNTYSLLDQNSSTKFSYCLGDIIDTCHDYSRLIIDKPIKEHLTHEIPLIVDGKYYVDMIAIQIGHVILDIEIGILKRNTTEHKGGMAVDTVSTFSFFPEVVYNLFVVAIKKLIDDLSLDRYYHKPSMLCYKGSFRRDLTEFLIVRLWFGKKSLYRVSD